From Impatiens glandulifera chromosome 7, dImpGla2.1, whole genome shotgun sequence:
TCGTGAATCATTAAAAACCAAGTTAAGACAAAAAATTGCCACAAATTTAATCAAatgaaactaaaattttgataattagatTAAGGCAAGTATGCACTAAGATGAATGATGATAGTAGCCCTCTTAGTACAcatatttgacttttttttttttccgatAATCACATTTAACAGCACAGtaaaaattttgtatttctatttcaagcttgaattttgtttgtcatttgtcttcttcctcTCGGAGCTCCTTTCagatttttcaataatttgttGTTAGTGATACTTGAAATCTATGATTTATTAGGTATACTTACATTTTGTGACTTGctaattaaaagttataattaataaaaaaaaatatatattttattttaaattggtgAAATGTGAAATTTTAGAGTTTTGGtgaaatatattagataaattTGGGTGAAATACACTTTTATATATAGTTATGATTGTGCTGACTGTTGATATATATAGGAAAGTGAAGTAAATTAGTAGAAAATACCTTaggattatatataatataatatattaatgatgaTATATGGGAGAGGAATAGGATGGTGTTCATGGGTTACctacctaatttatttttgatgatCGTGCACAAGAAGATATATAGATTTGAAAATGGTTAATTATAACCACACAACTAAAGGGAGTGGaattgttaataattaatacgTACGGTTCATTGTCTCCCTCAACCCCATCTTATATTatggtattatatatatatatatatatatatgatgtgaCACTACccaaatcaaatatttgttacATTATCACTATTTACATTTCAACTCATTTTCAGTATATAATCCAAACTCAAACCctagtaatttatttattttataaattaaagagaaattgATGATGCATATATATACAATGACaggaaaattaatttactttgtGATCTTATATGACAAGTGGTGGGTTCTGACTCTCCAACCCTAATTCATTCCAATTGGCCGATGAATCAAATGGAGGGTACTGCATCATGTTTTGATTAGTCAATTTTGGAATCTTTACATCCTACCAACCTAATTTCATaccttataattaattaatacattcaTTAAttatcatatgtatatatacatgCGTGCGTAAGAAGATAAGTGATGGATCGATCCAGAAAAATAAATACGAGGATTCGGCTTTCATAGCCAGCCATTCAAATCTTTCCAATTTCCATTAATGGACTCTTGATCATCACCAGCCTTTCTCATTATTTACCTACGGTCCCACAAATACCAAACTTTATTAAAcaattcattcattaattaatgccaaccaattaattataatataatctccacatattatatatattatttattgattcatatatatactaattactAGTTAGGTATTTGCTTAATTTGTGGATGGATGATACTCCCACTATCAACTATGGATGACTATATATGTGGATCagattaattaatcatatatatatatatatatatatatatatatatatatatatatatatatatatatatatatatatatatatatatatatattattattataaataaaggaCTACTTGAGATACAGTAATTGtagattttttcatttttaatattcatggacgttaaaaaaaaaaagtaacagATTTAGGACCTTTTAAAagtaattacatattttaaccactaattAATGTATTGTGAGCCTATCCTAGATCATTCACTTTTTCCCTACAATTGTTATttgttagattatatatattaaagtactCTCAAACAGCAGATTTAGGAATTGAATTTGTGTGAGATCCGTAGCAAAGGATCTCATCTGTTCTTCATTTGACTTGCCAAATTCATTTGTTTGATTGATAAATCAGtgaattttaacttatttgtgtcaactaattaatttacacgatatcatttttttaaagtgaaatattctttttattaaatttactattaattaagatatatatatataattaagaagttttgttttaaaaaaatgaaaaattgtttatacagtTGTTCTATTGACTATGTTGCATTTGATTTGGCAATTGTTTATAGTAGATTAGTTAAGCAGAAGTTCTAACGATTACAGCTTTGTTAAGAAATGGAAAATGGACGTTTTTTTGGTTGATTATGTTGTGTTACTTTTTTTGTTCCTAAGATGATTCAACCATCACACTGTCTTAATTTATACATGAATCAATCAACATCAAAAAATTAGTTCATTCTCACATGAACTCCTCTAAACAGTTTTTAAATGTTAACTGCCATATTAATCACCTTCAATATCCttactaaatatataacatatatatatatatagaaccttgtttacaatttttttttatatatttataccttcttaaaacaacaaattaagAACCCTTAATTTATCTTGATGATCAAGATAATATTGTTTCAAGCTAATTTATGATTCTCGTATCAGAATCATAAGTGTACATGTTTTATTGGAATTAATCGAAGAGAAGTGAATATGTTCAACTTTTTGAAcatgttaattattatatgaaattaaagaaCATGgacattttaatttcaaattatgaaattaaagaaaatatgatGCCAGCACACCCTTGATAAAGCATCAATTTCTCTCCATGCACAATGAAGAATATTGACCAAGGAAAAAATAGTTGATTAGGCATCAAGATCTTAGTACATTATTTGCATTTTTTGTCCAACCCATTATGCTTGTTTCCACTAATTAATATATGCAGTAATTTTTTGTACGGGTACTTAGGTCAGGGGGGtcgaattaattattattattattctgaTTCTTATCCTTATtcacaattataataataataataataataataataaaaataatagtagaGAGATAGATCTCAAGATATTTTGATGGAACTTAACATAATAGTGTAGctaaataatttgattcatttattCCATTTACACTACCTTTCTTCCTAGCTAGGTTTTCTATCCTTCAAGTATAtacttcaattaattaattattctttgaGAGGCTTCTAGCTAGCTAGTAAAGAATATTCCATTTCATCAGGTGCTTTTATGATGTCAAAACCTAAGTTATAAgcaatttcaatattaaaaatattatctttgaaATACCAATAATCCtaataatacattttacatTCAAATACAAAACGATAAAACATATATACTTCGGAATCATAAATTATGAAAATCTAAAGATGACGGTTAATGAGAGTATGTCATGCTATCGCTCGTCCAGAGTAGCTCTACCGCTAGGTCCTGTCTCGTATATACGTGCCCCTGAGACATTGAATTGTTAAAATGTGTATTAATTAAACCATAATTATATATAGCAAGAGAGGATTTACCAAACTAAAGTGTCAAATCAAAGGAATGAAATTCCAACTAAAAGAAAAGGACAAGAAATTCCTAGAAACAATTTGGTTTAGTGGACCATAAGAGACAATTTGATGTTGATACGAGACAAGGGACCCATCATTTCCTCAACAAGCATTATAAACTTCAATTATGCACACACTAATTAACACGCATGTCTAGTTAACTTTAGTActagttttctaattaattactGCTGGCCTAATACAAAATTGAGATTTTGTGCTTAAACTAGTATTAggttaagaataaaaaaaatggatatgaTATATGGGGAGTGTTGATTGATCTGAGCCGTCCACGTGACCTTCTAAATCTCTATATATAGGAGTCTCTGCCACAATCCAAATTATCTTCATTACACACTGATCTGCAGCAGTTAACCACCACCAATTCTTTCTCTTCTGCTTTGTACTGATCTGATCACTCTCTGTATCTGATCAGTTTTCAATGGCCTCTTGTCTAGAGTTCTCCATGGAGGTTTGTCTCTCCATATGATCTTGCTTTCAACTGTTCCCTATTTATATAAATGGagatcatatattatatatacccATGTTCTTCTCTCCTCTGTTTGGATAAATAAAAGTCTGATTTTGGTTAATTTGTTGATATTTGTAGAGAAAGTCGGGAGAAGGAGAATGCACTACACTTGATGGAACAGTGGATTTTCATGGGAGACCGGCAATTAGAGAAAGAAGTGGGCAATGGGTTGCTGGAATCGTTATTCTTggtaatttttgattaattattaatttattgcaTGGTTTAGCCCTCTCTTCTCTTCTAGGGTTTTGTATTTAGTACATCATGAACAAGGAATTGGTTGAGTAAAAATGGTGGATTCTCTTCTAGGGCTGGTCTGAAACTTGAAATAGAAGAAGACGTGACTTGAGACGTGATCAGAAGTTATTTTAGTTTGCATGACATGACGTCTTGCCACGTGTTCATATGGCCacttatttttaaagtaaaccTAGACCTAGTGATTAGTAAAACTAATAACATtcatttaagtaaaaattaataatatataacccaattattattttcaaatttatataattaaaagttttctaataagtgaatgagtaaaaaaaattgaaagaaaggGGGGATGAATCTGAATATGTAATTAAGTTTATGTAGCtattatttgagaaaataatatgTGGCATAAGAAATTAGACATTTCACTTTCCATGAGACATAAATACATAAATGCCACTGACATGCCCACTTGGGGGCAACCACAATAGTATTATTATTGAGATTTTGAAATAATgctacaaatttatatttttttttgtggcTGTCCTATGATaaacattaatgtttttttttaataatataattaattctaaccaaaataaataaataaaatgaacagTGAATCAAGGTCTGGCTACTCTTGCTTTCTTTGGTGTTGGGGTGAACTTGGTGTTGTTCCTCACAAGAGTGTTACAACAAGACAACGCCGAAGCGGCTAACAATGTAAGCAAGTGGACTGGAACCGTCTATATCTTTTCTCTCGTCGGGGCATTTCTTAGTGATTCTTATTGGGGAAGATACAAGACATGTGTCATCTTCCAAGCCATCTTTGTCGCTGTAAGTGATGATCGATTATATCTATTCTCattagtttcatttttttcGTTCGGTTTTCACTTTTATACTTATCGtgtaaaattattatgtattgTAGGGTTTGGTGTTACTATCGATAGCATCAAACATGTTTCTCCTCAAACCTAAAGGATGTGGAGGCCGAACTACGAAATGTCAGCCTGATGCTGGCTGGGAAGTTTGGTTCTTTTATATCGCGATCTACATGATAGCTCTTGGGAACGGAGGTTACCAACCTAACATCGCCACCTTTGGAGCCGATCAGTTCGACGAAGAAGATACTAAAGAGGGTGTTTCTAAAGTTGCCTTCTTTAGTTACTTCTATCTTGCTTTAAACCTCGGATCCCTTTTCTCAAACACAATCCTAGGTTATTTCGAGGATGAAGGATTGTGGGCTCTAGGGTTTTGGAGTTCAACCGCATCTGCCTTTGCTGCTCTTGTCCTTTTCCTCGGTGGCACGTCAAGATACAGGCACTTTAAGCCGAGCGGAAACCCGCTTTCTAGGGTTTGTCAAGTCATTGTATCCGCCTCGAAGAAATGGAAGGTTCAGCTATCGTCTGGCGAAGAGAACTTGTACGATGCCGATGACAAGGATAGTTCGATGAACACCGGACGTAAAATGCTTCACACCGATGGATTCAAGTaagttataattatttgttattaatgttttatgaaaaaatgaagaacttttcattttttttcatgcaAGAGCATGAGCCAGGACAACCATGACTCAAAaggaaaatataattataaactaaGTTGTGCAATGAATTGACAATGAAACAGGTTCCTCGATAGAGCTGCGTACATCTCATCAAGAGATTCTGAGGATCAAGAGAAGCGGATTTGCAATCGATGGCGCCTATGTCCGATTTCACAAGTCGAAGAAGTAAAATGCATATTAAGATTGTTACCGATATGGCTATGTACTATACTGTACTCGGTTGTCTTCACCCAAATGGCTTCCCTCTTCGTGGAACAAGGAGCCGCTATGAATTGCAAGATCTCAAACTTCCAAATCCCTCCAGCAAGCATGTCAAGCTTCGACATACTCAGCGTAGCTCTATTCATCTTCCTCTACCGACGCGTACTCGATCCCATAGTGAGCCGGATCAAGAAGACAAGCTCGAAAGGTCTAACCGAGCTTCAACGAATGGGAGTCGGTCTTGTCATTGCCGTCTTAGCCATGCTAGCAGCAGGGATCGTGGAATGCTACCGACTAAAGTACGCGAGAAAAGACTGCACACACTGCGAAGGATCGAGTACTCTAAGCGTGTTTTGGCAGGTTCCTCAATATGCATTGATAGGAGCATCTGAAGTGTTCATGTATGTGGGACAACTAGAGTTCTTCAATGCTCAAGCCCCGGATGGGTTAAAGAGCTTCGGGAGCGCACTCTGCATGACCTCGATTTCATTGGGGAATTACGTGAGCAGCTTGCTTGTGACCATGGTTATGAAGATCTCGACTAATGATCATATGCCGGGGTGGATTCCAGGGAATCTTAATAAGGGTCATTTAGATAGGTTTTATTTTCTGTTGGCTGGATTGACTGCAATGGATTTGATGGTATACATTACATGCGCGAGGTGGTATAAGAACATCAAAGTGGAAAGTACTAGTGGAATTAATGGTTATCaggttgaagatgaagatcatcatgtttgaattaaattaatgtcATCCAACTCATTTTCTATCTGTTTGTTCAAGGTATATTATGAATAAGGCTAAAATGATAGTTAGGTTTaactttttcttatatatatatatatcatgtgtaaTCTTCAAACTTCAATATTTTCTACCAATTATGGAGTATTAAAGCAATCTATAATGGATGGACTTTGAGCAATTATCTATTGtgtaactttaaatatttttacaaaaattaaatttaccatATATTAAGTCATACacattagataaaaaaaataatcgtcAGCTAATATAAAGAATCATTACAAAGTCCGGAGGAGAAGGAGATAAACTCTCTGTTCaacatttaataataacaattacaaataaaattacttaaaacataaataaataaataataatgtctTATTAATAAGCagataaaaatcaaattatataggtgctaagataaataattatcttaacTTTCTTTGTGCACATTAAATAgtaaattgatttaataaaactaTCACTAGATTCAAAGGATtccatttcaaatttaaactaacaacaaattttgagtttgagtaaaacaaagaaaaagaagatacgaagttggttaatttaaatttttttattttgtttaaggtataaataaatatatatatatatatataattaattaacaaaatattataaaacaagGAGAGAggagattaattttttttaatgttataataatttatcttttattaatgaAGTAATAGAGGaaactaaaaaacaaataattattttatatttatcttttaatttttaaacttatctttgtattaaaatatttatataataaataaattaatttctatatattagaatttttaataaattaattttaaatataaatataacatatttaatatatttattataatataattaaaattttattttaatatttttattttcagataagtaaattttaattttataaatttacattttttatattttagaaatttttaataaattaaatttaattataaatattaaatctttaataaatttatggtaatataattaattttttattttaatattttgtttttcagataaaatattttatttttataaatttacattttttattaaaaaaatagtaataaaatttatgataaaatatttaatttttttttaatgttataagattatttaataaaaatttaaattttatatttaatttaatattattcaaaaaaataatattataaaaaataatatatttaaa
This genomic window contains:
- the LOC124945356 gene encoding protein NRT1/ PTR FAMILY 7.3, whose amino-acid sequence is MASCLEFSMERKSGEGECTTLDGTVDFHGRPAIRERSGQWVAGIVILVNQGLATLAFFGVGVNLVLFLTRVLQQDNAEAANNVSKWTGTVYIFSLVGAFLSDSYWGRYKTCVIFQAIFVAGLVLLSIASNMFLLKPKGCGGRTTKCQPDAGWEVWFFYIAIYMIALGNGGYQPNIATFGADQFDEEDTKEGVSKVAFFSYFYLALNLGSLFSNTILGYFEDEGLWALGFWSSTASAFAALVLFLGGTSRYRHFKPSGNPLSRVCQVIVSASKKWKVQLSSGEENLYDADDKDSSMNTGRKMLHTDGFKFLDRAAYISSRDSEDQEKRICNRWRLCPISQVEEVKCILRLLPIWLCTILYSVVFTQMASLFVEQGAAMNCKISNFQIPPASMSSFDILSVALFIFLYRRVLDPIVSRIKKTSSKGLTELQRMGVGLVIAVLAMLAAGIVECYRLKYARKDCTHCEGSSTLSVFWQVPQYALIGASEVFMYVGQLEFFNAQAPDGLKSFGSALCMTSISLGNYVSSLLVTMVMKISTNDHMPGWIPGNLNKGHLDRFYFLLAGLTAMDLMVYITCARWYKNIKVESTSGINGYQVEDEDHHV